TTTTCTTGGAAGTGTTAGCAACTATTGCATTAATAATGCAAAGTGTCCTGTTCTTGTTGTAAGGCAACAAGTTTGAAGGACATCTTTGATTTCTGGTTATGTATTGATGTTATTTTAAGTATGCTGCTATTTTATACCAGCACGTTATGGTAAAATATTGTGCTGGAGTTGTTCTATTAAATTGAGGATAAAACTAGATCAGTCAAGCTCCATAGTACAAGGGTTGGCATTTTATCGCAGGAGACAAAACTTTGCAATGATGCTTTCTTCATATTGTCAAGTGTGAACACGCCACACCATCAATTAAATAAGCATTTGTGTAATGTCTAAACAAGAACAACAATGCGGGTGCCAGAATCACAAAATCTAAGTATAATTGTTTGATTTGCAGCCTTCTAATTTTGTGACAATGTTGCAAACAACGGCAAGTTTGTTAGAAAAACAGACGATTGAGTGTGGCAGCAAGTCGTACTCCCGCTTGTGCTAATCGTAGATTAACTATTGGTAAACGAGAAATGAAGTAATCATCTGCAATAATTGAATAGATTTGATGTCAATTAATTAGGTAGTAGCTAGATGGACATAACTTCCATAGTTCCATATAGGTATTGTTAATTGTTAGAACAATTATGAGTTACTCACCTTCTAGTGTTGAACCTTCATCTGCATCTTTGTATGCCCAACTGCAAGCTGCCTCTATGCTTTCTGATGCATATCTATGGAACAAAATATtccacttttatatatataataaattgtAACTATCTGATTGATTATAAGAAGTGAACTTAACTATTTGATTATAAAGTATAACTATACATTACctctgtttcaaaatgatctttacccTTTACGTTTTAGTCTGATTTATAGTGTTCTTTACACTTCGCTTTATTCTATTTCTGGATATCAAAAATCATTAATTTTCTTACCCCTCCTACCCcacaacattaaaaaaaatttcactcacttttttttttttttttttcttataaccacccatatttttacacatttctcttactttaccCATACTTTAATATATTCAATCAACTTTCCCATTTTTTAtttagtaaccgtaaagatctttatgaaacagaggtagtagtAAGAATTTTATCTTCTATATAAATCCGTCATATACTTCGTACAGGTTTTGGATTATGTGTACGTATGTACGGAGTATTGTTTAGAAATCTAACTGTAATCTATATTTTTCCTATATTAGGGGATGATACGATTTGGGGAGTTTTTAAACGACGCCCCCATTTTTCTAAAAACGCCCGCATATAGTGCAGAAAAATACGATTTTGCCCTTTAAAAATTCACCCCagctaataataataataataataacaataataataatttttattataatttttatcatcatcattattattattattattattatgaattattattttattggagGGGTTGAACAATTAAAGGACAAATCCGTATTTTTCTACTTTAAATACGGGCGTTTTTAAAAAACGTTGACGTCGATTAATATTACACTATAATTTTCCATGTATTTCAAGTTAATATACGACGTATAAAAAGTTAAAGAAGAAACAAAAAGTAGGTTAGTAGATCGTACATGTTTGGACATGTTGGTTCGTCATGAGCGCAATTTTCCCACTCTGGAACTTGATCAGCCCATTCTTTCTATGTTTGCATATTTAAATTTAGTAAGAGAAAATGtatgttaattaattgttagaTTAAGATAGAAAATTAGTAAAGACTAATGGCAAAACCGTAATATTCTGCTGAATGGCGTGAATAAGGTCACccaaatttgaatggtagaagCTTTGTTCTTCTGTTTCCATAATGCTGTCATCCCAAACCTGGATTCattcaattattaatttttaatttttaatttgtctCAAGTGCAAGACCATAAGTATTAAGATTGACAAAAATGAACAAACCGCAAAAGAATATTCAAACCACAACATATGAATAGCTAATGTACTTaaaaagtcaaaatatgtcAATTAAATAACCGAGGAAGTATGAAGTAAAACAATAAACTTACATGATGAAGATTTGTCTTTCTTGTGTACCAGTGCACATCTATGGTATTTCCTCCCTTGTCGGAAGCATGACTTACATGCAATGGCTAACCCGGCGACATAATTAAATGAATAGGATTAGTAATTATGAGGTCGTAGAAATACTGTTTGTTTCAATAAATGTGTTTTTctctaaaaaataataattttgggTTGTTATAGGCTTAAATTAATTACAGGAACGTACATACCTGGTGAATGTCTCCCATGAAATGAGATAGGAAAAGAAGTGCTTCCGTGCCATTATCTGTTGTGATATACAAGTATTTAAATATAACACATTAGTATT
This genomic stretch from Spinacia oleracea cultivar Varoflay chromosome 3, BTI_SOV_V1, whole genome shotgun sequence harbors:
- the LOC110777621 gene encoding endonuclease 2, with the translated sequence MTSVKLSLGFLLLALFFSDVHCWGTDGHTAVCRIAQSRLNEGANEAVMRLLPDYAEGDLGSVCSWADHVKFHYQWSSSLHYINVPDSLCTFQYNRDCKDEDGVKDNCVAGAINNYTTQLLAHKNNNLLTLSNQYNGTEALLFLSHFMGDIHQPLHVSHASDKGGNTIDVHWYTRKTNLHHVWDDSIMETEEQSFYHSNLGDLIHAIQQNITKEWADQVPEWENCAHDEPTCPNIYASESIEAACSWAYKDADEGSTLEDDYFISRLPIVNLRLAQAGVRLAATLNRLFF